The nucleotide window TCGCCGTGAAGAGATAGACGTGATGGCAGCCCAGCTCACCGCCCGCGAGCATCGGTGCCATGATCGAGGAAGTCGTCAGCATCGCCACGGTGGCAGAGCCCTGTGCCACACGCACGACCGCAGCCACCAGCCAGCCCAGGAGGATCAAATTCAGGCTATAGCCCTGCGCCACGGCCTTCACGGCATCGCCCACGCCAGCACTACGCAGCGCCGCACCAAAGGCCCCACCTGCACTCGTGATCAGGATGATCATCCCCGCAGTCTCTAGCGGTGGCCCGACCAGATCCTCCAGCTTCTTGAGTCCGAATTTACGCTGCTTGGCCAGCACAAAGAGCGAAATGGCCGCGCCGATGAAGAGCGCGATGTTTTTATGCCCGATGAAGTCCACCCAGGCACGCACTGCGCTGAATCCATGCTCGCCACCGAGGGCATTCACCATCGCCACACCCCAGGCGGCATTTTTCGCTGCACCAGCATGCGCCAGCTCAAAAAGGGTCGTCATGCTAATCAGCAGGATCGGCAGAATGACCGGTGTGATGCTCCAGAAGAAGCTCGGCAGCTCACTCTCCGGCTTGGCACTAACGCCTTGGAGCTCATCGAGATTCACGCCATTACCGGGACGCAGCGGCACCACCGTCTTTTTATTGAGCCACTGACTCACCATGAAGCCGAAGGTGCAGGTGATCGCACCGATGAGCAGCCCGCCCAGCAGCGACTCACCCACATTCAGATGCAGATCCTCCACCACCGCCACCGGGCCCGGATGCGGCACCGTCATCGAGTGCGTCACCGTCCCGCCGCAGCACACCGCCATGATGTACAGCGTGTAGTCCTTTCCTGTGCGCATGCGCAGCGCCATGGCCAGCGGAGCCATCAGCATGAACATCGTATCGAAAAAGATCGGCGCACTCAGCACGAAGGTGCTCCACAGCAGTGCCCAGCCCGCTCTTTTTTCACCAAAGAAGGCCAAAAAGCGCCGCACCACCTTATCCGCACCACCGCTCTCCATCAGGCACATGCCGATGATCGCCGCCAGAGCGATAGAGATGGCGATGTCACGTGCCGTATCGCCCAGCCCCTTCGACACCATCTCCACCACGCCCACCATGGACGTCAGATTCTTCTTGGAGCCATCCTTTTGCACGATGTCCCAGGATTCCTTATTCGTGAGTAGTCCCGCCAGCAGCGCCGCCAGCACCAGCGCCACAAAGGCATGCATGCGTAGCTTGCTAATGCCGATGATGATGAATGCCACGCTCAAAGCGAGGACGACGAACGGCCAGGAATCAAAAGACGGGGCGGTGACAGCGAAGGGAGTCATGAGGGCCGGGATGCTGAAGGTTTTCCGTCCTTTCATCCACCTAAAAATCACCCAGCAGCTCAGTTTCGCCTTCCCCCTTGCACGCGGGCGGAAAGTGCCGACTCTACGCGCCCTTTTTCCGTCCACTTCCATGATCCCAAACGCCTACCGCACCCTCCACTGCAACGCCGTCCGCAAAGAGCACATCGGCCAGAATGTCACGCTCTGTGGCTGGGTAAATAGCGCCCGCGACCACGGCGGCGTCATCTTCATCGACCTCCGCGACCGCGAGGGCCTCACCCAAGTCGTCTTCCGCCCAGAGGAAAATGCCGCTCTCGCGGCTCAGAGCCATGAGCTCCGTGACGAAGACGTTTTGCAGATCACCGGCAAAGTCGCCGCCCGTCTCACCGGCACCGAAAACGCCAAACTGCCCACTGGCGACGTCGAAATCGTCGCCACCGAGTGCAAAGTGCTCAACAAAGCCGACGTGCTGCCCTTCCAGCTCGACCGCGAGCTCTCCAACGAGGACATGCGCATGAAATACCGCTACCTCGACCTGCGCCGCGAGCGCATGAACCGGAACATCCGCACACGGCATAAAATCACCAACGCCGCCCGCAACCACCTCGACGCCGCAGGCTTCATCGAGGTCGAAACACCGATTCTCAGCAATCCGACACCGGAAGGTGCCCGCGACTTCCTCGTCCCTGCCCGCCTGAACCCCGGCAAGTTCTACGCCCTGCCGCAGGCTCCGCAGCAGTATAAGCAGCTCATGATGGTCGCCGGTCTGGAGCGTTATTTCCAGATCGCCCGCTGCTTCCGCGATGAAGACCTCCGCGCCGACCGCCAGCCGGAATTCACGCAGATCGACATCGAAGCCAGCTTCATCCAGCGTGATGACATCGTGAACCTCGTCGAAGGCCTGCTCGTCAGCATGTTCAAAGCCGGCACCGGACGCGACATCCCGTCGCCCTTCCCGCGCATGACTTATCAAGAGGCCATGGACCGCTACGGCTCCGACAAGCCAGACACCCGCTACGGCAATGAAATCGTCGATATGGCCGATGTCTTCGCCAACAGCGGCTTCAAGATCTTCCGCAGCACCATCGAAAACGGCGGCGTCGTCCGTGCCATCAACGCGAAGGGCTTCGCTGGCATCACCACCGGCCAGATGATCCGCCTCAACGAGATCGCCACACAGGCTGGCATGAAGGTCAAGCAGCTTGCCTTCATCAAAGTGGAGCGCGATGCCAACGGCGTGCTCGAGTACAAATCCCCGCTGTGGAAGTTCTTCAGCGAAGACGAGCAAAAAGCACTCATCGCCAAACTCGGCGTCGTCGAAAACGACCTCATCTTCTTCTACGCCGGCACTTGGCAGGAAGCCTGCGACATCCTCGGCCGCGTCCGCACCGAGATCGCCAACATGACCGAACTCACCAAGGACAGCACCGCCTTCAACTTCCTCTGGGTCGTCGATTTCCCGCTACTCGCCCACGATGCGGAAACACAAAGCTGGGTGGCCGTTCACCATCCCTTCACCCGTCCGAAGACCGAGGACATCCCGCTCATGGAAGCCGGTGAATACGCCAAAGTCCGTGCTGAGGCCTACGACGTCGTCTTGAACGGCTACGAGCTCGGCGGCGGCTCCATCCGTATCCACGAAAAGGACCTGCAAGCCAAGCTCTTCAGCGTCCTCGGCGTCACCGAGGAAGAACAAGCCCACAAATTCGGCCACATCCTCGACGCCTTCCGTTTTGGCGCACCTCCACACGGCGGCCTCGCCCTCGGACTCGACCGCATCGCCATGCTCGTCAGCGGCGAGGACAGCATCCGCGAAGTCATCGCCTTCCCGAAGAACAACAAAGGCAGCGACCTGATGACCGACAGCCCCACGCAGATCGACTTCAAGACCCTCCGCGAGATCTACATCCAGAGCACCTGGAAAGAAAAGAAGCCCGAGGCCTAAAGTAGCCTTGTTGCTGTGCAACAAGGAATCCCCCCTGTTCCGCAGGAACAGGGCTACTTTCTCAAGGCAGCCATCAGAGCCTCTAGCTCCTCGCGCACATCGCCGGACTCGCTGACGGTTTGCGCGATCTCGGTCTTCACCGACTCACGAAAACGCCTCCGCAGCCGATGAATGGCCACTTTGACGGTATCCACACTCATGCCGAGTTTTTCCGCGGCGGCGGCCTGCGGCGCAGAATCGGTCAACCAGGGCCGTAGGGCCTCGAACTGGGCAGTTTTGCCCTCCGCAGCCATTTCGGCCTCCATGCGGCCCATCGCACGCGCCAGCACGGTCAGCGCCCATTGGCGATCAAACTCGGCATCGGGCCATTCGGCACCCGCATCGACGATTTCGGCCTCCGCGTCGATTTCGGCATGTACTGCACCTCCGCCACGCTTCGTCGCGTGGGCCTTATCCCGCTGATCGGCGGCGAAGTGCTTCAAGGCACCAAGCAAGTAGCTGCGAAACTTACCCCGCAGCGGGTCCGCCCCCTCGATGGCACCACCCGCGAGCAGTTTGGCGAAAAAATCATGCGCCAAATCCCGCGCCGCATCCTCCGCACGCCCATCCCGCCGCAAAAACGCCACCACCGGCACATAATAGGCCGCACACAGCTCACTCAGTGCCGCCCTAGCCTGCGGATCATCTCCACGCGAGCGTGCGACGAGCGTCCAGCGAGTGTCATGGAAGGAGGAGGTCATTCTGGGATGATGATTTGATCATCCGGCTCCAATTTAAAATCTCGGTCCTTGCTTCCCTCGGAAAGGTTTAGTGAAATAGTCTTCCCATTGCGAATCAGTCTCGTTTTATGGAGTTGGGCACCGCGAACCGAAACTCCCCCGCACCATTGAATGGCCCGCCATATCGTCATGCCGTCTTTATATGGAAGTGGTCCATTTTTTTCGGCTCCAGATACGAGGTAAACCATCGAAGGCTCATCTTCATCTAATAGAGGAGGGATAACCACGTTTTCAAATACGACCGTCTGATAGGTGCGGTAGCCACAATGAAAAGACTCGATATCCTTGAGACGAACATGAAAACTTGCCTGAACATTGGCACTGGAATAAACTTCATTGGCAGGATCGATCCAGGTATCCTTTTTGGACAGGGCAGCCACAAAATAGCGCCGCGCATCATCCTGATTGCTCCAGGAAATGAATGCATACTTACCATCCCTTTCCCCCACGTCGTTGAGCTGACAACCGGCCCCCAAAGGCAAACCAACCCGTGCATCCTTTCTCACAGTGAAACGCTCTTTGGCTGGACCGATGCAGTAGCGTAGGGTGACTCGTACCGATTTCGGAAGCTTCCCGCGCACTCCTGGGCTGAAGGCAAAGGATTGATATGGGACCTCTTCCCAAAACTTGAAATGAGGCCCCATGATGTCGGCGTCATGACCAGGTGGAAACTGCAAGGGAGTTCCGTCCGCTGCTGTGACTTGCATTTGCAAACCACTATTCCTATCAAATTCTGGATGATAAAAACAGAGTTGGAACAGGCAGGTATCTTTCGCACTGCCCCCGAAACTGAAAGGATGTTGAATCAGCGCTTTCATGATGGCTGGACTTAAAGGCTCTTCGTGAAGACTCCCATCCGGCTTGTAAATGGTTAGAGGAGGCACGGTTTGCTGCCCAAGCTTTATCTGTGTGAAGACCAGCTCCGGTTTTTGGTCTAATGCCAGATAACTTCCATCCCCCGAAGGCCCAGGCAGGGTGATCAATTGAAAATCTTTCGAGTCGGAGGTCTGCGCACTAGCCCCATTCGAGGGATTGAAAGGCTTTTCGTCTGGTGACAGCGGTGGCAAGACCACACGGTCCCATGTGATTCTTTGAATCTTTCGTGCTCGCGTCCGAAAGCCGTCCACCGTGTCGAAGCCCGTCTTAAAAGTGAAATTCGCAATGGACCTGTTCTCCTTTGTGCTGCTCGAACTTCCATTTGGAGACAACCAGGTGCCGTCTTTGCGGTGGGCTAACACTTGCGTTTGCCATTCATTCACGGGTTTTGTCCAAGATAAAAAGGCTTCGCCCTGGTTGTTTTCACCCAGACCCGCCAACTCGCCTCCATGGCGAAAGGACATGAAACCACTAAAGTCGGCAGACACCCGGTTTCCCTCTTCCCATGGCCCGATGGTGTATTCGAGGGTGACGCGAATCTCTCGCGGCAAACTGTCACGCCTTCCCAAACTGATGGTGACAGAATGCAGCGATGACGTGGGCTGATCGGACCAGAGTTCAGGCGCATGCGTCATGGACTGCGTCTGCGGAACTGGAATAATGCTCTGACCTGTCAGCGACTCGATCCGAACCTGCATGAGGCTGTGTGGATCAAAATCTGGGTGCTCGAACCACAACTGCAACCAGCACGCCTCAGCATCCTCAGCCTCCTTATCGGTGACTTCACTGTGGGAGATGAGGGGCTGGCTCACCGTGTCGTCCACTGACACGCCATCAGGTGCATAGACCGGCCAGCGCCATGCTGTGTTGTTGATTTTTATCCGCGTAAAGCGCAGCACAGGCTTCTGCTGCAAGGCCTTGGCGCTGACCTTTTCATTCAACGGCATGATGCCCGGTGACTTTTCTAAACTGGCAATAGCAGCAACAGGTTCAGCATCCGGCGTGAAGTGCGAAAAGAGCATCTTGCCGATCACTTTGCGCCAATTCACGAAGAAGGTCTCGGGTTTGCCGCCGCGCTTGAGGACGAGGCCGTCGGGCTCGCGTCGTTCCACTCGGGCGATCCAGGGTTGGCCGTTGTCGTGCTCATAGACGACGAGGTTGCCGGTGGAGAAGCCGTTGTCGAGCTTGCTGGCGATCCAGTGGCTGCCTTTGGCCACACCAGGTTCATTCCCTGCGGGGATGAGGTAGGGCTGAAGGATGAAGCTCTTGATGAAGAGAGCGACGATGACAGCGATGACGGTTTTCCCACCCACTTTGGCGAGGCGGGATTCTTTCCGTGCCGGGCCACTCACGGGGTGATGACGCAGCCACCACCAGCAGGAAGTCAAAACGACGACTGCGGAGGTGATGGTGAGTGCCAGCGCGGCCCAGGGATAGCTGGGCTGATGCCGTGGGAGCTGATAAAAACCAGCGAGGCCTGCGATGATGATGCTGATCGACCATTCGAAGAGCTTTTTGCCCGCATGGGCATTCGCTTGAAACCAATATTCATCAGTGGCCAGCGTGGCGCGGGTGCGCAGGCCGTAGAGGCGATTGCGCCCGATCATGCGCAGCCATAGCGGCACAGCGACGAGATACATAGCAACTCCGGCCAGGGAGATCGCGACCGGAACCTCGATCAAATAAAACCGCGAGTGCTCCGCCACCATCTGTTGCCAGCGCTGCCAGACCCAAAAGAGGACAAAACAAGGCAGCACCATGCTCAGGGCGAGGAGCCAGAGTCTTTTCTCATGCTGCACGATGGGCGAGGGTGCAGGACGCCCACCACCTGCCCCCTCCACCTGCGTTTTGAATTCATCCACGCTCTGCTGGCGGCGGCTGCGCTCCTTCTCCAGGGCGCGGAAGACGATCTCGTCGATGTTGCCGCCGACGCTCGACAGTGTCGATGGTGCGGCGAAGCGGCCCAGGGGCAGCTCGCCGGTGAGCATCTCATAAAAGACCACACCGAGGCTGTAGATGTCTGCGCGGTGATCGACGCTGCTGGGCTGCTCGATCTGCTCAGGGGCCATGTAGGGCGCGGTGCCGAGCCGTGCGCCGCTTTGCGTGAGCAGCATGGCATCGCCGCCTTTTTCATCGAGGATCTTCGCGATGCCGAAGTCGGCGATCTTTACCTTGCCCCGCGAATCGAGCAGGATGTTCTCCGGCTTGATGTCGCGGTGCAAAACACCCTGCGTGTGGGCAAACTGAAGCGCATCGCAGATGGCGGGGATGATGCTCAGGGCCTGCTCCGGCGTGAATCGGCCTGCACGCATGGCCTGACGCAGGTTCACGCCATCGACGTATTCCATGAGCAGGTAGCAGAAGCCGCCGCTCTCACCAAAATCATGCACGGCGACGATGCTGGGGTGACTGAGCCGTGCGAGCACGCGGCCTTCGCGGGTGAAGCGCTCGGCGAAGCCCGGCGTGGCCGCGAGGGACTGCGGCAGCACTTTGAGGGCGACGGTGCGGTCGAGCTTCGGCTGGCGTGCCTTGAAAACTGCGCTCATGCCACCGTGGCCGATGAGGCTGAGGACCTCAAGATCGGGGAATGCGGCGGTGATTTCCTCTAGCGTGGGCAGATCGAGCGGGGTGATGGGCAGTGTGTCCGCACCATCATCGGTAGGCATGGCGGCGGCGGCCATGAGATCGGCGGGATCGAGTCCGTGGAGGGGATCAGGTGATGGAGCATTCATGTCACCGGCTGCTTGGGGGGGAAGCGGTGGCGGAGGTTACACCGAATTCGGCCTAGGGGGCGGTTTCGATGCCTTCGGAGCCGCTGCGGGCTGCCAGTCGCCCGATTTGGCCTCAGCGGGATTCAGGACCTGAATGCCGGGACGGGTGAACTCGATGCGCCGCTGCCGATACAGGGCACCCAGGGCCTGTTTGAAGGCTTTTTTGCTCGCATCAAAGGTGGCGCGGATTTTCTCCGGCGGGCTGTCATCATCAAAGGGGAGCCGCCCACCGTTTTGTTGCAGTGCGGAGAGGATCTGATCGGTGAGGGAGGCCACCCGCTGGTAGCCAGAGGCATCCAGGCTGAGGTCGATCTTCCCGCCGGGATGGATCATCATGACGTAGCCCTTCACCTGCTGCCCAATGGTCAGTGGAGCGCCGAGGTTCGTGTGATAGAGCAGTCCGAGGTGGGTGCCCTCGATGATGGCATTGTAGCCCAGCGGCGTGCGGGCCGCGATGAGCAGACGTACTTCCTGCTGGGGCTTAAAGGGTGGCCGCGCCTTGCTCAGGTGCCGATTCAGCCGTGTGGAGGCGATGATACGATCCGTTTTTTCATCCAGCAGGACATACACGACGACTTTTTCCCCTGGCATCACCTTCTGCTCGCCCTGCTCGCGAAAAGGCAGCAGCAGATCCTTCGGCAGCCCCCAGTGGAGGAAGGCCCCGATATTCCGGTTCACACTGACGACCTCCAGCGTCGCAAACTCGCCCACCATCGCCAGCGGTCGCTCCGTGGTGGCGACCAGCCGGTCCTCCGAGTCGCGGTAGATGAAGACATCCAGCATCTGGCCGATATCGGTGCCACGCGGGATGTAGCGATTCGGCAGCAGGATTTCCCCCAGCTCCCCCGCATCCAGATACACGCCATGTGGCGTGCTGTAGAGCACCGTGAGCGAGTTGCGTTGGCCGATATGAGTCATGAGGAAAGAAGTGAAGAGGGAGTAAAGCACCCGGATGGGCATCTCCAAGCCCTGCACCAGTGGCGGCATGAGTCCGCTGCCGCAAGTGCCCGAAGCAGTCGATAAGCCTACACTATCCCCTTTCGTGAGAGCCACGGATTGACCTCCACACGGTGGGCGGGGGGGGAACCGATTGCGGAGCCGGGAGGCTTGTTGGCAATCTCCCCCACGGCGATTGCGGAGTCGGGAGACTTGTTGGCAGTCTCCATCACGGCGATTTCGGAGTCGGGAGACTTGTTGGCAGTCTCCACCACGGCGATTGCGGAGCCGGGAGACTTGTTGGCAATCTCCACCACGATGATTGCGGAGTCTGGAGGCTTGTTGGCAATCTCCCCCACGATGATCGCGGAGTTTGGAGGCTTGTTGACAGTCTCCGCCACGGCGATTGCGGAGCCGGGAGGCATGTTGGGAGATTCGGGAAGACCGATCGCGGAGTTTGCACGCTTGTCAGGAGACGGCGAATCGGGCAAAATGAGGCATGAGCACGCCCGCTGCGCCTCCCACGATCCCCGCGCCACCGCCGCAGGTCATTCCGGCGGATACCGTCTATGCCGCGCTGGGCGATCCCACCCGCCGTCGCCTTCTTCAGATCCTTGCCGATGGCCAGGGCAGCACCGCCACCGTTCTGGCCGGAAACGTCGGCAAGCGTCTCGATGCCACCCTGAAGCACCTCACCGCCCTGCGCGGCGCAGGCCTCGTCATCACCGCCGAGAACCCGCAAGACGGCCGCCGCCTCCTCTACCACCTCGCCCCCGCCATCCCCGCGACCAAGACGGATCGCGGCTGGGAGATGGACTTCGGGTATTGTTTGGTGCGGGGGTGAGTGTTGACTCGAAGGCGGCGTGAAGCTCACTATCCCGTTCAACAGTAATCCATTTGGCCGGAAAAATGAAAAAAGTCGCACTCACTTCAGAACACACAGCTGAACTTCAACGCATGCGCGAGTTCATCGAACAAGGGCTGGCTAGCGATTCTCCAGAACATCGGACTGCGGCAGAGAGGCTCACGCTCCTGCAAGTACTATTCGATCAACAGAAGTTCCGCAGAGATCAGACCGCAGAGATCTCTGCCATGGGAGTTCTATTGGGCGATGCCTTGGTGAATGTGTTGAATCTTGAATGGTGCCTGGTTGAAGATGAACTTGGCACCGATTTCGCGGTTGCCCCCGAAGGTAAGAGCGTCTTTTCGTTCCCTATGTCAGTGATCCACAAAAGGTATCTGGTAGAAAGAAATGTGAATGTATTTTACACCTTGTTGGAATTGCCGAGGTGATGGCCCAGCAAAGTTTGGAAGAAACGACGGCATCTTGAGCGCCAAAGGCGCACCCCATACCAGCCTGAGCCAACGGCCCAGGGGTGAACGCGAAACCCCAGACCTAGGGCTGAAACCCGACCCATGCTCGCCTGGTTGTGCGCATAGCACGGGCATTCAGCCCTCCCCCCTGATCTCGGCTTCGCCTGGGCCGATGGCCCAGGCTGGAATTGTTCGCGCCTTTGGCGCTAAAAACTAGGCCCGTGCTCACCGCGACTCAATCCCACACATAGGCCTCGTCATACGTCACACCGTATTTGTTCAGGAACGCCCGATACTCCTCCTGAAAGGTGCGGACGCGATGATGCTCCTCCTGGTTGTCGATGTAGGTGGTGAGGGCCATCAGGTCCGCCGGAGCCACGGAGAAGCAGCCGTAGCCGCGTTGCCAGGAGAAGTCGCTCAAGGTGGCGGATTGGGTTTTGAGCCATTTGGAGGATGAGGTCTTCAAGGTCTCGACCAACTCGGCGATGGTCAGGGTGCGAGAGAGTCGGATGGCGAGATGCACATGATCGGCCACGCCGCCAACGCGGTAGGCTTCACAACCGGCGTTTCGTGCGACCTCGGCCAAATAGGCGTGGAGGTGCGGTCGCAGCGGGGCGTCGAAGCGAGGCAGACGATCCTTGGTGCTGAACACCAGGTGGACGATGACGAGGCTGAGGGACTGCGGCATGGCTGCAGGAGCATGGGGCGGGCTTTCAGCCCTTCACCTTGTTTTTTGCGGCATGTCCTGGGCCGTTGGCCCAGGCTGGTATCGTTCGCGCCTTTGGCGCTGAGGGATGGCTTTTCGCCTGCCTTGCCAGATGTCATGTGGGTGATATTTTCCTATCATGACAAGCATGAGCCTCAATCGATTCGCAAAAGTCCTCCTTCGTGGAATTGGCGTTGTGTTAGCGTTGGCACTGCTCTTTTGGTTTGCTCCGTTTCTCGGGCAATCTGCTCTGCGAGCACTCACTTCAGATTCCGTCGTCCAAGATTGGAAATCTGAGTTTGTACGGCTTGACGCCGTTTTTCCACGGAAGGCCGCCAATGAAACACGCAGGTTCGAAATCATCCGAAAACTCAGACAACGAGGCATTGCGACCGATGAAGGTGTCGATGAGTCCATCGACCACAAGGACACTCCTTACACTATCT belongs to Verrucomicrobiaceae bacterium and includes:
- a CDS encoding DUF3806 domain-containing protein, coding for MKKVALTSEHTAELQRMREFIEQGLASDSPEHRTAAERLTLLQVLFDQQKFRRDQTAEISAMGVLLGDALVNVLNLEWCLVEDELGTDFAVAPEGKSVFSFPMSVIHKRYLVERNVNVFYTLLELPR
- a CDS encoding protein kinase, which gives rise to MNAPSPDPLHGLDPADLMAAAAMPTDDGADTLPITPLDLPTLEEITAAFPDLEVLSLIGHGGMSAVFKARQPKLDRTVALKVLPQSLAATPGFAERFTREGRVLARLSHPSIVAVHDFGESGGFCYLLMEYVDGVNLRQAMRAGRFTPEQALSIIPAICDALQFAHTQGVLHRDIKPENILLDSRGKVKIADFGIAKILDEKGGDAMLLTQSGARLGTAPYMAPEQIEQPSSVDHRADIYSLGVVFYEMLTGELPLGRFAAPSTLSSVGGNIDEIVFRALEKERSRRQQSVDEFKTQVEGAGGGRPAPSPIVQHEKRLWLLALSMVLPCFVLFWVWQRWQQMVAEHSRFYLIEVPVAISLAGVAMYLVAVPLWLRMIGRNRLYGLRTRATLATDEYWFQANAHAGKKLFEWSISIIIAGLAGFYQLPRHQPSYPWAALALTITSAVVVLTSCWWWLRHHPVSGPARKESRLAKVGGKTVIAVIVALFIKSFILQPYLIPAGNEPGVAKGSHWIASKLDNGFSTGNLVVYEHDNGQPWIARVERREPDGLVLKRGGKPETFFVNWRKVIGKMLFSHFTPDAEPVAAIASLEKSPGIMPLNEKVSAKALQQKPVLRFTRIKINNTAWRWPVYAPDGVSVDDTVSQPLISHSEVTDKEAEDAEACWLQLWFEHPDFDPHSLMQVRIESLTGQSIIPVPQTQSMTHAPELWSDQPTSSLHSVTISLGRRDSLPREIRVTLEYTIGPWEEGNRVSADFSGFMSFRHGGELAGLGENNQGEAFLSWTKPVNEWQTQVLAHRKDGTWLSPNGSSSSTKENRSIANFTFKTGFDTVDGFRTRARKIQRITWDRVVLPPLSPDEKPFNPSNGASAQTSDSKDFQLITLPGPSGDGSYLALDQKPELVFTQIKLGQQTVPPLTIYKPDGSLHEEPLSPAIMKALIQHPFSFGGSAKDTCLFQLCFYHPEFDRNSGLQMQVTAADGTPLQFPPGHDADIMGPHFKFWEEVPYQSFAFSPGVRGKLPKSVRVTLRYCIGPAKERFTVRKDARVGLPLGAGCQLNDVGERDGKYAFISWSNQDDARRYFVAALSKKDTWIDPANEVYSSANVQASFHVRLKDIESFHCGYRTYQTVVFENVVIPPLLDEDEPSMVYLVSGAEKNGPLPYKDGMTIWRAIQWCGGVSVRGAQLHKTRLIRNGKTISLNLSEGSKDRDFKLEPDDQIIIPE
- the aspS gene encoding aspartate--tRNA ligase, which produces MIPNAYRTLHCNAVRKEHIGQNVTLCGWVNSARDHGGVIFIDLRDREGLTQVVFRPEENAALAAQSHELRDEDVLQITGKVAARLTGTENAKLPTGDVEIVATECKVLNKADVLPFQLDRELSNEDMRMKYRYLDLRRERMNRNIRTRHKITNAARNHLDAAGFIEVETPILSNPTPEGARDFLVPARLNPGKFYALPQAPQQYKQLMMVAGLERYFQIARCFRDEDLRADRQPEFTQIDIEASFIQRDDIVNLVEGLLVSMFKAGTGRDIPSPFPRMTYQEAMDRYGSDKPDTRYGNEIVDMADVFANSGFKIFRSTIENGGVVRAINAKGFAGITTGQMIRLNEIATQAGMKVKQLAFIKVERDANGVLEYKSPLWKFFSEDEQKALIAKLGVVENDLIFFYAGTWQEACDILGRVRTEIANMTELTKDSTAFNFLWVVDFPLLAHDAETQSWVAVHHPFTRPKTEDIPLMEAGEYAKVRAEAYDVVLNGYELGGGSIRIHEKDLQAKLFSVLGVTEEEQAHKFGHILDAFRFGAPPHGGLALGLDRIAMLVSGEDSIREVIAFPKNNKGSDLMTDSPTQIDFKTLREIYIQSTWKEKKPEA
- a CDS encoding helix-turn-helix transcriptional regulator: MSTPAAPPTIPAPPPQVIPADTVYAALGDPTRRRLLQILADGQGSTATVLAGNVGKRLDATLKHLTALRGAGLVITAENPQDGRRLLYHLAPAIPATKTDRGWEMDFGYCLVRG
- a CDS encoding sigma-70 family RNA polymerase sigma factor, producing the protein MTSSFHDTRWTLVARSRGDDPQARAALSELCAAYYVPVVAFLRRDGRAEDAARDLAHDFFAKLLAGGAIEGADPLRGKFRSYLLGALKHFAADQRDKAHATKRGGGAVHAEIDAEAEIVDAGAEWPDAEFDRQWALTVLARAMGRMEAEMAAEGKTAQFEALRPWLTDSAPQAAAAEKLGMSVDTVKVAIHRLRRRFRESVKTEIAQTVSESGDVREELEALMAALRK
- the tnpA gene encoding IS200/IS605 family transposase, whose product is MPQSLSLVIVHLVFSTKDRLPRFDAPLRPHLHAYLAEVARNAGCEAYRVGGVADHVHLAIRLSRTLTIAELVETLKTSSSKWLKTQSATLSDFSWQRGYGCFSVAPADLMALTTYIDNQEEHHRVRTFQEEYRAFLNKYGVTYDEAYVWD
- a CDS encoding GntR family transcriptional regulator, which encodes MTHIGQRNSLTVLYSTPHGVYLDAGELGEILLPNRYIPRGTDIGQMLDVFIYRDSEDRLVATTERPLAMVGEFATLEVVSVNRNIGAFLHWGLPKDLLLPFREQGEQKVMPGEKVVVYVLLDEKTDRIIASTRLNRHLSKARPPFKPQQEVRLLIAARTPLGYNAIIEGTHLGLLYHTNLGAPLTIGQQVKGYVMMIHPGGKIDLSLDASGYQRVASLTDQILSALQQNGGRLPFDDDSPPEKIRATFDASKKAFKQALGALYRQRRIEFTRPGIQVLNPAEAKSGDWQPAAAPKASKPPPRPNSV